A single region of the Streptomyces sp. AM 4-1-1 genome encodes:
- a CDS encoding alpha/beta fold hydrolase, with protein sequence MTSQKLSFPRQHARTQRFTLGAPRAFTVSPDGTRIAFLRSSSGTDRTNRLWVLDLSDGGTGERLVADPEALLGGSTEKLSPQERARRERSREGSSGIVGYAVDAAAESAAFALSGKVYVADLRAGSARALPVPGPVLDPRPSPDGRHVAYVAKGALRVVGAGGDGDRAVAEPEGAGVTYGLAEFVAAEEMDRSRGFWWSPESDRLLVARVDDSPVQRWWIADPANPGHRPAEVAYPAAGTGNAEVRLFVLGLDGSRTEVEWDRARYPYLARVHWSSAGAPLLLVQARDQRAQRCLAVDPETGATRTVHVDEDPAWLDLFPGVPAWTPDGRLVRIADEGGARVLAVGDRLLTGAQLQVRAVLDIGDSDILVSAVAGEEAAAPEVGESHVYRVNELGTERVSEGVGVHSAVRGGGVTVLVSARPDRPGGSVEVLRDGKRVATVTSYAQEPVLSARVTLTEGGARRIPCAVLLPTGYTEADGPLPVLMDPYGGPHGRRVLASHNAHLTSQWFADHGFAVIVADGRGAPGRSPAWEKAIRDDFVLTLDDQVDALHALAERFPLDLGRVAMRGWSYGGYLSALAVLRRPEVFHAAVVGAPVTDWRLYDTHYTERYLGDPAERPEVYAYNALMTDDGLSNPARQVRPMMIVHGLADDNVVVAHSLRLSSALLAAGRPHEVLPLSGVTHMTPQEQVAENLLLLQVDFLKRSLGMGGSAE encoded by the coding sequence ATGACCTCGCAGAAGCTCTCGTTTCCACGTCAGCACGCCAGAACTCAGCGATTCACTCTCGGCGCACCCCGGGCGTTCACCGTCTCACCAGATGGGACGAGGATCGCCTTCCTCAGGTCGTCCTCCGGCACCGACCGGACGAACCGGCTCTGGGTGCTGGACCTTTCGGACGGTGGGACCGGGGAACGGCTCGTCGCGGACCCCGAGGCGCTGCTGGGGGGCTCGACGGAGAAGTTGTCGCCGCAGGAGCGGGCGCGGCGCGAGCGGAGCCGCGAGGGCTCCTCGGGCATCGTCGGCTACGCGGTCGACGCGGCGGCCGAGTCGGCCGCCTTCGCCCTCTCCGGCAAGGTGTACGTCGCCGATCTGCGGGCCGGGTCCGCGCGGGCGCTGCCGGTGCCCGGACCGGTGCTCGATCCCCGCCCCTCCCCCGACGGCCGTCATGTCGCCTACGTGGCGAAGGGCGCGCTGCGCGTCGTGGGGGCCGGGGGCGACGGGGACCGGGCGGTCGCCGAGCCGGAGGGCGCCGGAGTGACGTACGGCCTCGCGGAGTTCGTCGCGGCCGAGGAGATGGACCGCTCGCGGGGTTTCTGGTGGTCGCCGGAGTCCGACCGGCTGCTGGTCGCCCGGGTCGACGACAGCCCCGTACAGCGGTGGTGGATCGCCGATCCGGCGAACCCGGGGCACCGGCCCGCCGAGGTGGCGTACCCGGCGGCGGGCACCGGCAACGCCGAGGTGCGCCTCTTCGTGCTGGGGCTCGACGGAAGCCGGACCGAGGTCGAGTGGGACCGGGCGCGGTACCCGTACCTCGCCCGGGTCCACTGGTCGTCGGCGGGCGCTCCGCTGCTGCTCGTCCAGGCCAGGGACCAGCGCGCGCAGCGCTGTCTGGCCGTGGACCCGGAGACCGGCGCGACGCGGACCGTGCACGTCGACGAGGACCCGGCGTGGCTGGATCTCTTCCCCGGTGTGCCCGCGTGGACGCCGGACGGGCGGCTGGTCCGGATCGCGGACGAGGGCGGGGCCCGGGTGCTGGCGGTCGGCGACCGGCTGCTGACCGGGGCTCAGCTCCAGGTCCGGGCGGTCCTGGACATCGGCGACTCGGACATCCTGGTGTCGGCGGTGGCGGGCGAGGAGGCCGCCGCGCCGGAGGTCGGTGAGAGCCATGTCTACCGGGTCAACGAGCTGGGAACAGAACGCGTTTCCGAAGGGGTGGGTGTGCACTCCGCGGTCCGCGGCGGCGGGGTGACCGTGCTCGTCTCGGCGCGTCCGGACCGGCCCGGCGGCTCGGTCGAGGTACTGCGGGACGGCAAGCGGGTCGCGACCGTCACCTCGTACGCGCAGGAGCCGGTGCTGTCGGCCCGGGTGACGCTCACCGAGGGGGGCGCACGGCGGATTCCGTGCGCCGTGCTGCTCCCCACCGGCTACACCGAGGCCGACGGTCCGCTCCCGGTCCTGATGGACCCGTACGGCGGCCCGCACGGCCGGCGGGTGCTCGCCTCCCACAACGCGCACCTGACGTCCCAGTGGTTCGCCGACCACGGGTTCGCGGTGATCGTCGCCGACGGCCGGGGCGCCCCGGGCCGCTCGCCCGCCTGGGAGAAGGCGATCAGGGACGATTTCGTCCTCACGCTGGACGACCAGGTGGACGCGCTGCACGCGCTGGCCGAGCGGTTCCCGCTGGATCTCGGCAGGGTCGCGATGCGCGGCTGGTCGTACGGCGGCTACCTCTCGGCACTGGCGGTGCTGCGCAGGCCCGAGGTGTTCCACGCGGCGGTGGTGGGGGCCCCGGTGACGGACTGGCGGCTGTACGACACCCACTACACCGAGCGCTACCTCGGCGACCCGGCGGAGCGGCCCGAGGTGTACGCGTACAACGCGCTGATGACCGACGACGGTCTCTCGAACCCGGCGCGGCAGGTACGGCCGATGATGATCGTGCACGGCCTGGCGGACGACAACGTGGTGGTCGCGCACTCGCTGCGGCTCTCCTCCGCGCTGCTCGCGGCGGGCCGCCCCCATGAGGTGCTGCCGCTGAGCGGGGTGACGCACATGACTCCGCAGGAACAGGTGGCGGAGAACCTGCTGCTGCTCCAGGTCGACTTCCTCAAGCGCTCGCTGGGGATGGGCGGTTCCGCGGAGTAG
- the mshB gene encoding N-acetyl-1-D-myo-inositol-2-amino-2-deoxy-alpha-D-glucopyranoside deacetylase, producing MTDLPARRLLLVHAHPDDESINNGATMARYAAEGVHITLVTCTLGEEGEVIPPGLARLAADRDDTLGPYRVGELAAAMRELGVTDHRFLGGAGRFRDSGMMGAEQNHRPGAFWAADVDEAAGHLVRVIREVRPQVLVTYDPDGGYGHPDHIQAHRVATRAAELAADPAHRPGPEPDGSGAPHTIAKIYWNRVPRSDAEAAFARLRAAAPAAFPGIAAVDDVPGVVDDSLITTEIDGTAHAAAKTAAMRAHATQIAVDGPFFALSNGLGQPVLTTEWYQLVRGPRGSGRAGAGGSAAGERERDLFADVSPVSSVPLVPSAPSAPPAPSAPSASDVPDPARAPGAAHATDASSAAGIWDRPDGSGAPGAQT from the coding sequence ATGACGGACCTTCCCGCCCGTCGTCTGCTTCTGGTGCACGCGCACCCCGACGACGAGTCGATCAACAACGGCGCCACCATGGCCAGGTACGCGGCCGAGGGCGTCCACATCACGCTGGTGACGTGCACGCTGGGCGAGGAGGGCGAGGTCATCCCGCCCGGTCTCGCACGGCTCGCCGCGGACCGGGACGACACCCTGGGCCCGTACCGCGTCGGTGAACTCGCCGCCGCGATGAGGGAACTCGGGGTCACCGACCACCGCTTCCTGGGCGGGGCCGGCCGGTTCCGCGACTCCGGGATGATGGGCGCCGAACAGAACCACCGGCCCGGAGCCTTCTGGGCCGCCGACGTGGACGAGGCGGCCGGACATCTCGTACGGGTGATCCGTGAGGTCCGTCCCCAGGTCCTCGTCACGTACGACCCCGACGGCGGTTACGGGCATCCGGACCACATCCAGGCCCATCGCGTCGCGACGCGGGCCGCGGAACTCGCCGCCGACCCCGCCCACCGGCCCGGCCCGGAACCGGACGGCTCCGGCGCGCCGCACACGATCGCGAAGATCTACTGGAACCGGGTGCCGCGCTCCGACGCCGAAGCGGCCTTCGCCCGGCTGCGGGCCGCCGCCCCGGCGGCGTTCCCCGGCATCGCCGCCGTGGACGACGTACCGGGCGTGGTGGACGACTCCCTGATCACCACGGAGATCGACGGAACGGCCCACGCGGCGGCCAAGACCGCCGCCATGCGGGCGCACGCCACCCAGATCGCCGTGGACGGGCCGTTCTTCGCGCTCTCGAACGGACTGGGACAGCCGGTCCTCACCACCGAGTGGTACCAACTGGTGCGCGGGCCCAGGGGTTCCGGCCGGGCGGGTGCGGGGGGTTCGGCGGCCGGTGAGCGGGAACGCGATCTCTTCGCGGACGTATCACCCGTATCCTCCGTGCCACTCGTACCTTCCGCGCCTTCCGCGCCTCCCGCGCCTTCCGCGCCTTCCGCGTCGGACGTGCCGGACCCGGCGCGTGCGCCGGGAGCGGCCCACGCGACGGACGCGTCGAGTGCGGCGGGGATATGGGATCGGCCGGACGGTTCGGGCGCACCGGGAGCACAGACATGA
- a CDS encoding DUF6113 family protein has product MSSDDRPRARSAGAPPTGARPTGPAAPPDFGRIAAHVGLLVLGALVGLAGALVQAAWFPGGLLLALAAAAGLFLGGRRLTGTQFGALTPAAGWLVSVMVLLGGRPEGDYVFGDELGLALFMLGGAAIAVMCATMSRLPRPDVNTGRAGT; this is encoded by the coding sequence ATGAGCAGTGACGACAGGCCGCGCGCGCGGAGCGCCGGCGCGCCCCCCACGGGCGCCCGGCCCACCGGCCCCGCCGCCCCGCCGGACTTCGGCCGGATCGCGGCCCACGTGGGCCTCCTCGTCCTCGGGGCGTTGGTCGGTCTGGCGGGCGCGCTCGTCCAAGCGGCGTGGTTCCCCGGCGGTCTGCTGCTCGCGCTGGCCGCCGCGGCCGGACTGTTCCTCGGCGGACGCAGGCTCACCGGCACGCAGTTCGGCGCGCTGACGCCCGCGGCGGGCTGGCTCGTCTCGGTCATGGTGCTGCTCGGCGGACGCCCCGAGGGCGACTACGTGTTCGGTGACGAACTCGGTCTGGCGCTCTTCATGCTGGGCGGGGCGGCCATCGCTGTGATGTGTGCCACGATGTCGCGGTTGCCACGGCCGGACGTCAACACGGGCCGGGCGGGCACCTGA
- a CDS encoding ABC transporter ATP-binding protein, with translation MTTTAAAPTATEAAVVSFAQVSKAYGDVRAVTGLTLDLHPGETVALLGPNGAGKSSTLDLLLGLRTPDTGSVRLFGTTPQAAIAAGRVGAMLQSGGLMENVTVQELVGLVCAMHPRPYPRDEVMARAGIDRIAGRMVDKLSGGQEQRVRFALATAGANDLIVLDEPTTGMDVTARQAFWATMREQAEQGRTVLFATHYLEEADAIADRVLVLHKGRLLADGTAAEIKAKAGARHISFALDGPVDASVLRALPSLSTLDIGGGRVRIQSHDADATVHALYGLGLYPREIEVSGLGLEQAFVAITEAEEARTA, from the coding sequence ATGACGACAACAGCCGCCGCACCGACCGCCACGGAAGCCGCCGTGGTGAGTTTCGCGCAGGTCAGCAAGGCGTACGGAGACGTACGCGCCGTGACCGGCCTCACCCTCGATCTGCACCCCGGCGAGACCGTGGCCCTCCTCGGCCCGAACGGCGCCGGGAAGTCCTCCACCCTGGATCTGCTCCTCGGTCTGCGGACCCCGGACACCGGCTCGGTCCGGCTCTTCGGCACCACCCCGCAGGCCGCCATCGCCGCGGGCCGGGTCGGCGCCATGCTCCAGAGCGGCGGGCTGATGGAGAACGTCACCGTCCAGGAACTCGTCGGCCTGGTCTGCGCCATGCACCCCCGGCCGTACCCCAGGGACGAGGTGATGGCCCGCGCGGGCATCGACCGGATCGCCGGCCGCATGGTCGACAAGCTGTCCGGCGGCCAGGAACAACGCGTGCGGTTCGCGCTCGCCACCGCGGGGGCCAACGACCTGATCGTCCTCGACGAGCCGACCACCGGCATGGACGTCACCGCCCGCCAGGCGTTCTGGGCCACCATGCGCGAACAGGCCGAGCAGGGCCGTACGGTCCTCTTCGCCACCCACTACCTCGAAGAGGCCGACGCGATCGCCGACCGTGTCCTCGTCCTCCACAAGGGCCGCCTCCTCGCCGACGGAACCGCCGCCGAGATCAAGGCGAAGGCCGGAGCCCGCCACATCTCCTTCGCGCTGGACGGCCCGGTCGACGCGTCGGTCCTGCGCGCGCTGCCCTCTCTCTCCACCCTGGACATCGGCGGCGGCCGGGTCCGTATCCAGTCGCACGACGCCGACGCGACCGTCCACGCCCTCTACGGTCTCGGCCTCTACCCCCGCGAGATCGAGGTGTCCGGACTCGGCCTGGAACAGGCCTTCGTCGCCATCACCGAGGCCGAGGAGGCCAGGACCGCATGA
- a CDS encoding ABC transporter permease, with translation MITNSSWALTRLEVTRTLRNKKFMFFSVVYPSMIYLLISGTQNTTEPVGRTGLSIQAFFMVSMASFGALTAVLMGNSERIAKEREKGWVRQLRLTALPSHGYVLSKIAGAAIVTLPCIVVVFLVAATVKGVRFDAWQWLALTGVIWAGSLVFAALGVAIGYVTSGDAVRPVTMIIYFGLSILGGLWMPTAAFPQWLGNISEWLPTHAYAALGQAVEMGGSPHAKDVAILCGYFLLFAGGAAWLYRKDTLKA, from the coding sequence ATGATCACCAACTCTTCGTGGGCGCTCACCAGGCTCGAAGTGACCCGCACCCTGCGGAACAAGAAGTTCATGTTCTTCTCGGTCGTCTACCCGTCGATGATCTACCTGCTGATCTCCGGCACCCAGAACACCACCGAACCGGTCGGGCGCACCGGTCTCTCGATCCAGGCGTTCTTCATGGTCTCCATGGCCTCCTTCGGCGCCCTGACCGCCGTCCTGATGGGCAACAGCGAACGCATCGCCAAGGAGCGCGAGAAGGGCTGGGTCCGCCAGCTCCGCCTCACCGCACTGCCCAGCCACGGGTACGTCCTGTCGAAGATCGCCGGCGCCGCCATCGTCACCCTGCCCTGCATCGTGGTCGTGTTCCTCGTCGCGGCGACCGTCAAGGGCGTGCGGTTCGACGCCTGGCAGTGGCTCGCCCTGACCGGGGTCATCTGGGCCGGCTCCCTCGTCTTCGCCGCGCTCGGCGTGGCCATCGGCTACGTCACCAGTGGTGACGCCGTCCGCCCCGTCACGATGATCATCTACTTCGGGCTGTCCATCCTGGGCGGTCTCTGGATGCCCACCGCGGCCTTCCCGCAGTGGCTCGGGAACATCTCCGAATGGCTGCCCACCCACGCGTACGCTGCTCTCGGCCAGGCCGTCGAGATGGGCGGTTCGCCGCACGCCAAGGACGTCGCGATCCTCTGCGGCTACTTCCTCCTCTTCGCGGGCGGAGCGGCCTGGCTCTACCGGAAGGACACCTTGAAGGCGTGA
- a CDS encoding histidine kinase, which yields MSDDARYVPIGRPPEDRRQFFAKLLWIGIWLAFMGAPVQDVFDGEHTTEVRVWAGLGLVTFVAAYLVLVFRHTSKALTRPPVVGALAFLCALAVVLSLTLGTPWLVLFVYVSVATGATLPTRTASALIPAITAVMVGIGLTAEHAREIITALVFPALLGGFALIGVRQMVRTTIELREARATVAQLAANEERLRLARDLHDLLGHSLSLITLKSELAGRMLPDDPERAALQVADIERVGRQALVDVRGAVTGYRRPTLPGELAGARTAFAAAGITADIPAEAPEDIPEKQEEVLAWGLREAVTNVVRHSGARRCTVTLAPRHTLDGPVAELTVADDGRGAVGAAPGNGLTGLTERLGAVGGTLTTGAGGGGRGFVLTLRVPAAPGEPPSGA from the coding sequence GTGAGCGACGACGCGAGGTACGTACCGATCGGGCGTCCGCCGGAAGACCGCCGGCAGTTCTTCGCCAAGCTGCTGTGGATCGGCATCTGGCTCGCGTTCATGGGCGCCCCCGTCCAGGACGTGTTCGACGGCGAGCACACCACCGAGGTCCGGGTGTGGGCCGGGCTCGGCCTGGTGACGTTCGTCGCCGCCTATCTGGTCCTGGTCTTCCGGCACACCTCCAAGGCGCTGACCCGCCCGCCGGTCGTCGGAGCGCTGGCGTTCCTCTGCGCCCTCGCCGTCGTTCTCTCCCTGACGCTCGGCACGCCGTGGCTGGTGCTGTTCGTGTACGTGTCGGTGGCGACGGGGGCGACCCTGCCCACCCGTACGGCCTCGGCGCTGATCCCCGCGATCACCGCGGTGATGGTGGGGATCGGCCTGACCGCCGAACACGCCCGCGAGATCATCACGGCGCTGGTCTTCCCCGCCCTCCTCGGCGGGTTCGCGCTGATCGGCGTACGGCAGATGGTCCGTACGACGATCGAGCTGCGCGAGGCCCGCGCGACCGTCGCCCAGCTCGCCGCCAACGAGGAACGGCTGCGGCTGGCCCGCGATCTGCACGACCTGCTGGGCCACTCCCTCTCGCTGATCACGCTCAAGAGCGAACTGGCGGGGCGGATGCTGCCGGACGACCCGGAGCGGGCGGCCCTCCAGGTCGCCGACATCGAACGGGTCGGCCGCCAGGCCCTGGTCGACGTGCGCGGCGCGGTGACCGGCTACCGCCGCCCCACCCTCCCGGGCGAACTGGCCGGGGCCCGTACGGCGTTCGCCGCTGCGGGCATCACCGCCGACATCCCGGCCGAGGCCCCGGAGGACATCCCGGAGAAGCAGGAGGAGGTCCTCGCCTGGGGGCTGCGGGAAGCCGTCACCAACGTCGTACGGCACAGTGGCGCGCGGCGCTGCACGGTCACCCTCGCCCCGCGACACACCCTCGACGGGCCGGTCGCCGAACTCACCGTGGCCGACGACGGGCGTGGCGCGGTGGGCGCCGCGCCGGGCAACGGACTCACCGGCCTCACCGAACGCCTCGGCGCGGTCGGCGGCACGCTCACGACCGGGGCGGGCGGCGGGGGCCGGGGCTTCGTCCTCACCCTCCGCGTGCCGGCAGCGCCCGGCGAACCTCCGTCCGGGGCCTGA
- a CDS encoding response regulator transcription factor, with the protein MSMIRLLLAEDQSMVREALAALLGLEPDIEVVAQVSRGDEVLDAAREHRVDVALLDIEMPGMTGIEAAAALHRELPGVKVVVVTTFGRPGYLRRAMESGADAFLVKDAPAAQLADAVRRVLAGERVIDPTLAAAALADGANPLTDRESEVLRSAADGSTNAEIARSLHLSQGTVRNYLSTAIQKMAARNRAEAVRIAREKGWL; encoded by the coding sequence ATGAGCATGATCAGACTTCTCCTCGCCGAGGACCAGTCCATGGTGCGCGAGGCGCTGGCGGCACTGCTCGGCCTCGAACCCGACATCGAAGTGGTGGCCCAGGTCTCCCGTGGTGACGAGGTGCTGGACGCGGCCCGTGAGCACCGGGTCGACGTCGCGCTCCTCGACATCGAGATGCCGGGCATGACGGGCATCGAGGCCGCCGCCGCGCTCCACCGCGAGCTGCCCGGGGTGAAGGTCGTCGTCGTCACGACGTTCGGCCGCCCCGGCTATCTGCGCCGGGCCATGGAGTCGGGCGCGGACGCCTTCCTGGTCAAGGACGCCCCGGCGGCCCAACTCGCCGACGCGGTACGGCGGGTGCTCGCCGGGGAGCGTGTCATCGACCCCACCCTGGCGGCCGCCGCCCTCGCGGACGGGGCGAACCCGCTGACCGACCGCGAGAGCGAGGTGCTGCGGAGCGCGGCGGACGGCTCCACCAACGCGGAGATCGCGCGGTCGCTGCACCTCTCGCAGGGGACGGTACGCAACTACCTCTCGACGGCGATCCAGAAGATGGCCGCCCGCAACCGGGCGGAGGCGGTGCGGATCGCCCGCGAGAAGGGCTGGCTGTAG
- a CDS encoding MFS transporter produces MSTNQAAGPPYRWRWLILVVMLVAEIMDLLDASIVNVAGPSLEKSLGATPVGLQWVIGGYALTLGAGLILGGRLGDRYGRRRMFLLGLGSFTATSLLCALAPNIESLIAFRLLQGTAGAMLLPQGLGLLRENFSGAELTKVFGIFGPVLGLGGIIGPVLGGGLIQGDLLGLGWRLVFLVNLPIGIAALIVAAKFVPRKQGDRTVVVDGVGAALVAASCALLVLPLNQGQESGWPLWTWLCMAASVLGFAAFAAQQRRTAAAGREPLVTPALLRKPAFTVGLGGIALFFGGLVGTQLVLTLYLQIGRHFTAGEAGLGNLPLALGTAVGGAVSGAFLADRIGRAVLQIGPLVQLAGAALLWSELDGSRSFSIWDIAPGVAVSGIGAGMVIAALFSFILAAVDDDEIGSASGVLSAVQSIGGSIGVAVFGSVFFARAEDGDFATGFRHALIAQACLLVAFLAITFLLPRKGRPEGDEFADPAGASDAPATTAHEGATV; encoded by the coding sequence ATGAGCACGAACCAGGCCGCCGGACCCCCGTACCGATGGCGATGGCTGATCCTGGTGGTGATGCTCGTCGCGGAGATCATGGATCTGCTCGACGCGTCGATCGTCAACGTCGCCGGGCCCTCGCTGGAGAAGTCGCTGGGGGCGACCCCGGTCGGGCTCCAGTGGGTGATCGGCGGGTACGCGCTCACGCTGGGCGCCGGACTGATCCTGGGCGGCCGGCTCGGCGACCGTTACGGGCGGCGCCGGATGTTCCTGCTCGGCCTCGGCTCGTTCACCGCCACCTCCCTGCTCTGCGCCCTCGCCCCGAACATCGAGTCCCTGATCGCCTTCCGGCTGCTCCAGGGGACCGCCGGGGCGATGCTGCTCCCCCAGGGGCTCGGACTGCTGCGGGAGAACTTCTCCGGCGCCGAGCTGACCAAGGTGTTCGGGATCTTCGGTCCCGTCCTGGGGCTGGGCGGCATCATCGGCCCGGTGCTGGGCGGCGGGCTGATCCAGGGCGACCTCCTCGGGCTCGGCTGGCGGCTGGTGTTCCTGGTCAACCTGCCGATCGGCATCGCCGCGCTGATCGTCGCCGCGAAGTTCGTCCCCAGGAAACAAGGGGACCGCACGGTGGTCGTCGACGGTGTGGGCGCGGCCCTGGTCGCGGCGTCCTGCGCGCTGCTGGTCCTGCCCCTCAACCAGGGACAGGAGTCGGGCTGGCCGCTGTGGACCTGGCTGTGCATGGCCGCGTCGGTCCTCGGGTTCGCGGCCTTCGCCGCGCAGCAGCGTCGTACGGCGGCGGCCGGGCGTGAGCCGCTGGTGACCCCCGCCCTGCTGCGCAAGCCCGCGTTCACCGTGGGACTCGGCGGGATCGCGCTGTTCTTCGGCGGGCTCGTCGGCACCCAGCTCGTGCTGACGCTCTACCTCCAGATCGGCCGGCACTTCACGGCCGGTGAGGCCGGGCTCGGCAACCTGCCACTGGCCCTGGGCACCGCCGTGGGCGGTGCGGTGAGCGGCGCCTTCCTCGCGGACCGGATCGGCCGCGCGGTGCTCCAGATCGGGCCGCTCGTCCAGCTCGCGGGGGCGGCCCTGCTCTGGTCCGAACTGGACGGCTCGCGGTCCTTCTCGATCTGGGACATCGCGCCCGGTGTGGCCGTGTCGGGAATCGGTGCGGGCATGGTCATCGCCGCGCTGTTCAGCTTCATCCTCGCCGCCGTCGACGACGACGAGATCGGCTCGGCCTCCGGAGTGCTGTCCGCCGTGCAGTCCATCGGCGGCTCGATCGGGGTGGCCGTCTTCGGCTCGGTGTTCTTCGCCCGCGCCGAGGACGGCGACTTCGCGACCGGGTTCCGGCACGCGCTGATCGCACAGGCGTGTCTGCTGGTGGCCTTCCTCGCCATCACCTTCCTGCTGCCCAGGAAGGGGCGCCCCGAGGGCGACGAGTTCGCGGACCCGGCGGGGGCCTCCGACGCCCCGGCCACCACCGCGCACGAGGGCGCCACCGTGTGA
- a CDS encoding MarR family transcriptional regulator: MPSSEPSSDHPSDRPASRSGTEAPDGAGAIRDRLRNLTWRQQRFERYLGRQLHADAAGLAVMDHLVNVGPTTPTDLARRLDASTAATTLVIDRLVAGGHAYRQPHPTDRRKVIVTPADTWESAAHQHVAPLIDGIAEAADALTPREQATVAAFLGRVVDAYDRATPP, translated from the coding sequence GTGCCTTCGTCGGAGCCCTCCTCGGACCATCCGTCGGACCGGCCCGCGAGCCGGTCCGGGACGGAAGCCCCGGACGGTGCGGGTGCCATCCGGGACCGGCTCCGCAATCTGACGTGGCGTCAGCAACGGTTCGAGCGGTATCTGGGCCGGCAACTCCACGCCGACGCGGCCGGGCTGGCCGTGATGGACCACCTCGTCAACGTCGGGCCGACCACCCCCACCGACCTCGCCCGCAGGCTGGACGCCTCGACCGCCGCGACGACCCTGGTGATCGACCGGCTGGTGGCCGGGGGACACGCGTACCGGCAGCCGCACCCCACCGACCGCCGCAAGGTGATCGTCACCCCCGCCGACACCTGGGAATCGGCCGCCCACCAGCACGTGGCCCCTCTCATCGACGGCATCGCCGAGGCCGCCGACGCCCTGACGCCGCGGGAGCAGGCCACCGTGGCGGCTTTCCTGGGGCGGGTCGTCGACGCCTACGACCGGGCGACGCCGCCCTGA